A window from Hymenobacter volaticus encodes these proteins:
- a CDS encoding fatty acid desaturase family protein has product MQAPKFAASRSFHKELKLRTNAYFAEAGKDTTGDSRLFAKAIILTVSFVAVYLHLVFLTPPTWLALLECALLGLVGSAIGFNVMHDGAHGSFSKSRWINQFASFTLNVLGGNSFMWNVKHNLIHHMYTNVDGVDDDLDAQPWLRLSSTQTRYGFHRFQHLYFWFFYALLFIAWIFFMDYQKYFKGKIGEMPIKKMTASDQGVFWGFKALHLFLFVALPIYTVGFVAWIVGFLVFATVVGFTMSIVFQLAHTVEHTAFPIPHEITNKLEDEWAIHQIKTTANFATDSKVISWLVGGLNFQVEHHLFPTISHIHYPALNKIIRQACLEFGVEYNEYPKMRYAVASHVAHLREMGRA; this is encoded by the coding sequence ATGCAAGCACCCAAATTCGCGGCTTCGCGCTCCTTTCATAAGGAGTTGAAGCTCCGCACCAATGCCTACTTCGCAGAAGCAGGCAAAGACACCACCGGCGACTCCCGTTTGTTTGCCAAAGCCATTATCCTCACGGTTTCGTTTGTGGCCGTGTATCTGCACCTTGTTTTCCTGACGCCACCTACGTGGCTGGCCCTGTTGGAATGCGCTCTGCTAGGTCTCGTTGGGTCGGCTATCGGCTTCAACGTCATGCACGACGGCGCCCACGGCTCATTTAGCAAGTCCCGCTGGATCAATCAGTTTGCCTCCTTCACGCTCAATGTGCTCGGCGGCAACAGCTTCATGTGGAATGTGAAGCACAATCTCATCCACCACATGTACACCAATGTAGACGGCGTGGACGACGACCTCGACGCGCAGCCGTGGTTGCGCCTGAGCAGCACCCAAACGCGTTACGGTTTCCACCGTTTCCAACACTTGTACTTCTGGTTTTTCTACGCCCTGCTTTTCATTGCCTGGATCTTCTTCATGGACTACCAGAAGTATTTCAAAGGCAAAATCGGGGAGATGCCCATCAAGAAAATGACGGCTTCCGACCAGGGCGTGTTTTGGGGCTTCAAAGCACTGCACCTATTCTTATTCGTGGCTCTGCCTATTTACACCGTTGGTTTCGTGGCTTGGATAGTTGGCTTCCTAGTTTTCGCCACGGTTGTTGGCTTCACCATGAGCATCGTGTTCCAGTTGGCGCACACCGTAGAACATACCGCTTTCCCCATCCCGCACGAAATCACCAACAAATTGGAAGACGAGTGGGCCATTCACCAAATCAAAACCACCGCCAACTTCGCCACCGACAGTAAAGTTATTAGCTGGTTAGTTGGAGGCCTCAACTTCCAAGTAGAGCACCACTTGTTCCCTACTATTTCGCACATTCACTATCCTGCGCTCAACAAGATCATCCGCCAAGCTTGCTTGGAGTTTGGTGTTGAGTACAATGAATATCCTAAGATGCGCTACGCTGTAGCTTCCCACGTAGCACACTTGCGCGAAATGGGCCGGGCGTAA
- a CDS encoding DUF3298 and DUF4163 domain-containing protein: MSLPVSSRLSCIRVSILLLGGLMAACQSKTDSGGIASQLDQKAAIAPPKDSPGTWYRCYRGTLGPETITLHLQTLPAGYGNRNSASFVGSYSGSDGQPYELNSDYDAIISADSVVLRDRSPELQSENSDGPIWRLHVNGKELLGNRAGQPVQLREVELPGSTSFISRYFTDSVAAYPNQPKSPHGRTSLHVLIPTNGSESARSLLATGILRGLRGDTLDTKAAPSSPEQFWEQQFNAFKKEYQLSVADLTKDIPAEPDTSSNAPSYDYMLRYEDQATTHVLWNQQNLLSLGFFTYSYTGGAHGNYGTSAVTFNTRTGHALRFPDVFQPNSDAQLSVLLEQAVRRVLHQPATVKLDEFLFVKKMPVSHNMYLTNNGAVFIYTPYEIASYAQGELRLFIPLEQLQPLLKPNLPIGRRELSKR; the protein is encoded by the coding sequence ATGAGCTTACCTGTTTCAAGTCGTTTATCCTGTATTCGTGTTTCCATCTTGCTGTTGGGTGGGCTAATGGCTGCTTGCCAATCCAAAACTGATTCTGGAGGTATAGCCTCACAGCTCGATCAGAAAGCTGCTATTGCACCGCCCAAAGATTCTCCTGGCACCTGGTATCGGTGCTACCGGGGTACACTCGGCCCTGAAACCATCACCCTACACCTCCAGACGCTGCCTGCCGGATACGGGAACCGCAACAGCGCCAGTTTCGTGGGCTCTTATAGTGGTTCCGACGGGCAACCTTATGAGCTGAACTCCGACTACGATGCTATCATTTCAGCCGACAGCGTCGTGCTGCGTGACCGAAGCCCGGAACTGCAAAGTGAAAATTCCGACGGGCCAATCTGGCGGCTACATGTCAATGGCAAAGAACTTTTGGGTAATCGCGCTGGGCAGCCCGTGCAATTGCGCGAAGTCGAACTGCCCGGTAGTACGTCCTTTATCTCTCGCTACTTCACCGATTCGGTGGCTGCATATCCCAACCAGCCGAAGTCACCGCACGGCCGCACTAGCTTGCATGTTCTCATACCTACCAACGGTTCTGAATCTGCACGCAGCCTCTTAGCAACTGGTATCCTACGGGGTCTGCGCGGCGATACTCTGGACACGAAGGCAGCTCCCTCGTCGCCGGAGCAATTTTGGGAGCAGCAGTTTAACGCCTTCAAAAAAGAGTACCAGTTAAGCGTTGCAGATCTGACGAAGGACATACCCGCGGAGCCCGACACTAGTAGCAATGCTCCATCGTACGACTATATGCTACGCTATGAAGACCAGGCGACAACGCACGTGCTCTGGAATCAGCAGAACTTGCTTAGCCTTGGGTTTTTCACGTACAGCTACACCGGCGGTGCCCACGGCAACTACGGCACCAGCGCCGTTACCTTCAACACTCGTACTGGCCACGCCCTTCGTTTCCCCGATGTTTTCCAGCCTAATTCCGACGCTCAACTTAGCGTTTTGCTTGAGCAGGCCGTGCGCCGAGTACTGCATCAGCCGGCCACTGTGAAGCTCGACGAGTTTTTGTTTGTGAAGAAAATGCCCGTTAGCCACAATATGTATCTGACGAATAATGGCGCAGTTTTCATTTATACCCCCTACGAAATTGCTTCTTACGCCCAGGGTGAGTTGCGGCTATTCATACCATTAGAACAATTACAGCCCTTGTTGAAACCCAATTTACCAATTGGAAGGAGAGAGCTAAGTAAACGCTAA
- the rpsA gene encoding 30S ribosomal protein S1 — translation MAEVADNFDWDNVGASGFGGNYTAEQRAEMEQMYGNTLTTVQEEEVVRGVVVGITERDVILNIGFKSDGLVSITEFRDLPDLKIGDEVEVFIEDQEDLNGQLILSRKKAKIKQAWKSIYDALENDTILEGVVKRRTKGGLIMDLDGVEAFLPGSQIDVKPIRDFDIYVGRRMEVKVVKINAAFDNVVVSHKVLIEKDLEKQREAILNNLEKGQILEGVIKNMTNFGVFIDLGGVDGLLHITDISWGRIAHPSEVLQLDQKLNIVVLDFDEAKKRISLGLKQLTAHPWDSLPADMGVGSKVKGRIVNVADYGAFMEIIPGVEGLIHVSEMSWSQHLRNPQDFIKQGDVVEAQILTLDREDRKMSLGIKQLSEDPWTRGDFGTKYAVGTSHNGLVRNLTNFGLFVELEEGVDGLVHVSDLSWTKKIKHPSEVVKVGDRLDVLVLELDVANRRLALGHKQLEENPWDTFQTVFTPGSVHKATITDKNDRGAVLELPYGIEGFAYPKSLVKEDGSNAENGESLDFRVVEFSKDDRRIVLSHTAVYNQQQEEDTRAAKFKKKGPAGQAPTAAQGEGKITDLKKQPVAEKSTLGDLDALSALRDKMMGTERQVGEQKLSAKAAPAAEAAPAAEAPAAEGGIFAAVTGAASAAFDKVKEVASDAVEAATHTDAFEKAKEVAGDVVERAKHLLDSDDAANKKDEEQA, via the coding sequence ATGGCTGAAGTAGCAGATAACTTCGACTGGGACAATGTAGGAGCGTCAGGCTTCGGTGGTAACTATACCGCTGAGCAGCGTGCCGAAATGGAACAGATGTACGGCAACACGCTGACCACCGTACAGGAAGAAGAAGTAGTAAGAGGCGTTGTGGTGGGCATCACCGAGCGCGACGTAATCCTGAACATCGGTTTCAAATCCGATGGTTTGGTGTCTATCACTGAATTCCGCGACCTTCCCGACTTGAAAATCGGTGACGAGGTAGAGGTATTCATCGAAGACCAAGAAGACCTGAACGGTCAGCTGATCCTGAGCCGCAAGAAGGCCAAGATCAAGCAGGCTTGGAAGTCTATCTACGACGCGCTGGAGAATGACACCATTCTCGAAGGCGTAGTGAAGCGTCGCACCAAAGGCGGTCTGATCATGGACCTGGACGGCGTTGAAGCCTTCCTGCCCGGCTCGCAAATCGACGTAAAGCCTATCCGTGACTTCGACATTTATGTTGGTCGTCGGATGGAAGTGAAAGTGGTGAAAATCAACGCTGCTTTCGACAACGTGGTAGTTTCGCACAAAGTCCTGATCGAGAAAGACCTCGAGAAGCAGCGCGAAGCCATCCTCAACAACCTAGAGAAAGGCCAGATCCTGGAAGGCGTTATCAAGAACATGACCAACTTCGGTGTGTTCATTGACCTTGGTGGCGTTGACGGTCTGTTGCACATCACCGACATCTCGTGGGGCCGTATCGCTCACCCGAGCGAAGTATTGCAGCTCGACCAGAAGTTGAACATCGTAGTTCTGGACTTCGACGAAGCCAAGAAGCGTATCAGCCTCGGTTTGAAGCAGCTAACTGCTCACCCATGGGATTCGCTGCCCGCCGACATGGGCGTAGGCTCGAAAGTGAAAGGCCGCATCGTGAACGTAGCCGACTATGGCGCGTTCATGGAAATCATCCCCGGCGTAGAAGGCCTGATCCACGTTTCAGAAATGAGCTGGAGCCAGCACCTGCGCAACCCGCAGGACTTCATCAAGCAGGGCGACGTAGTAGAGGCTCAAATCCTGACCCTCGACCGCGAAGACCGCAAGATGAGCCTCGGCATCAAGCAACTGAGCGAAGATCCATGGACTCGTGGCGACTTCGGAACTAAGTACGCCGTAGGCACCAGCCACAACGGTCTTGTGCGTAACCTCACCAACTTCGGCCTGTTCGTAGAACTGGAAGAAGGTGTTGACGGCCTCGTGCACGTGTCTGACTTGTCGTGGACTAAGAAGATCAAGCATCCTTCAGAAGTAGTGAAGGTAGGCGACCGTCTGGACGTGCTCGTGCTCGAATTGGACGTAGCTAATCGTCGCTTGGCCCTCGGCCACAAGCAGCTGGAAGAAAACCCATGGGATACGTTCCAGACGGTATTCACTCCTGGCTCGGTACACAAGGCTACCATCACCGACAAAAACGACCGTGGCGCTGTGCTCGAGTTGCCGTACGGCATCGAAGGCTTCGCGTATCCGAAGTCGCTGGTGAAGGAAGATGGCAGCAACGCCGAGAACGGCGAGTCGCTGGACTTCCGTGTGGTTGAATTCTCGAAGGATGACCGCCGCATCGTACTGTCGCACACTGCTGTGTACAACCAGCAGCAGGAAGAAGACACGCGTGCTGCCAAGTTCAAGAAGAAAGGTCCTGCTGGTCAGGCTCCAACCGCTGCGCAAGGTGAAGGCAAGATAACTGACCTCAAGAAGCAGCCTGTTGCTGAGAAGTCAACTCTTGGCGACCTGGATGCTTTGTCGGCTTTGCGCGACAAGATGATGGGTACTGAGCGCCAAGTAGGCGAGCAGAAGCTGTCAGCTAAAGCAGCCCCTGCTGCCGAGGCTGCTCCAGCCGCTGAAGCTCCAGCCGCAGAAGGTGGAATTTTTGCTGCCGTAACTGGTGCTGCTTCTGCTGCTTTCGATAAAGTGAAGGAAGTTGCTAGCGATGCTGTAGAAGCCGCCACGCACACTGACGCTTTCGAGAAAGCCAAAGAAGTAGCTGGCGACGTTGTAGAGCGGGCTAAACACTTGCTTGATAGCGACGACGCTGCCAACAAAAAAGACGAAGAGCAAGCATAA
- the cphA gene encoding cyanophycin synthetase, with amino-acid sequence MKIIDLRTMRGPSYWSVKHYKLIVMKVDLEDYADQWSNVVPELAERLTRLIPELGKPHAAFESQKHAAKHPPLTQEQLADGEPLGHVIQHVALELQRQAGMPVYWGKSYPAREEGVEFVVFSYQEERAGRRAAEAAVEIVESLCQKKEVDLKPIIDELHEIREEEFIGPSTWSIVSEAASRGIPYIQLKNSGIIQLGYGVNQKRIWATTTTYTSHAGVEIAGNKNRTKAMLHDAGVLVPQGTTVYSEDGLRDAIEELGFPLVTKPLDGNHGKGVTIRIMNWEDAVEGMKMAQAYSRAVIVEQFVEGADFRLLVVNGKLVAAAKRTPAAVIGDGQHTIQELIDEVNKDPRRGVGHEKVLTSIKADKHTLDILKGLKLTLESVLPEGETVYLKSTANISTGGTATDVTDLMHPYNVLLAERVAGIVGLDICGIDLMTTDIAVPLNETRGAVIEVNAAPGFRMHISPTEGLPRNVAEPVVDMLFPPGSDSRIPIIAITGTNGKTTTTRLIAHMMMAKGYKVGFTTTDGIYIQGRQLQKGDCTGGVSAEFVLKDPTINYAVLETARGGMLRSGLGFHTCDIAVVTNVAADHLGMRDIHTVEEMAAVKGVLPRTVRKNGWAVLNADDNLVYAMREKLDCRVALFSMDERNPRILDHVEAGGVAAVYEEGYVTIYKNSYKLRIDRAAEFPVTFDGRATFNIENSLATALTGYLAGLEREDIKLALRTFVPSASKTPGRMNLFKFPKFEVIVDYAHNTHGLENFAKFLDATQATRKIGMVSGLGDRRDEDTLGFARVAGRIFDEVILRQDRDLRGKTAEFLKEIMTRGLRLDKPDLPITYIEKELEAVDYVMANAPQGAMIVLLTENITAVLKKLEEYESQV; translated from the coding sequence ATGAAGATTATCGACCTACGCACCATGCGCGGGCCCAGCTACTGGTCCGTTAAACATTACAAGCTCATTGTAATGAAAGTGGATCTTGAAGACTACGCCGACCAATGGTCGAATGTGGTACCGGAACTAGCCGAACGTCTCACGCGATTAATACCTGAACTTGGCAAGCCACATGCTGCTTTCGAGTCGCAGAAGCATGCGGCTAAACATCCACCTTTGACGCAGGAGCAACTGGCCGACGGAGAGCCTCTTGGGCATGTTATTCAGCACGTTGCTCTAGAGCTTCAAAGACAAGCCGGGATGCCAGTGTATTGGGGCAAGTCGTACCCAGCGCGTGAAGAGGGGGTCGAGTTTGTGGTGTTTAGCTATCAAGAGGAACGGGCCGGACGTCGGGCTGCTGAAGCAGCTGTGGAAATTGTGGAGTCGCTCTGTCAGAAGAAAGAGGTCGATCTGAAACCGATTATCGACGAGCTGCACGAAATCCGAGAAGAGGAATTTATTGGGCCAAGCACCTGGAGCATTGTATCGGAGGCTGCCTCACGGGGCATACCCTACATTCAGCTCAAGAATAGCGGTATCATCCAGCTCGGCTACGGGGTCAACCAGAAGCGCATCTGGGCCACTACCACTACCTATACTTCGCACGCAGGAGTGGAGATTGCAGGCAACAAGAACCGCACAAAGGCCATGCTGCACGATGCAGGCGTGCTGGTGCCGCAGGGTACTACAGTGTATTCCGAGGATGGGCTGCGGGATGCTATCGAAGAGTTGGGTTTTCCGTTGGTAACAAAACCACTCGATGGCAACCACGGCAAAGGGGTTACTATTCGCATCATGAACTGGGAAGATGCGGTGGAAGGCATGAAAATGGCCCAGGCATATTCCCGAGCTGTGATTGTAGAGCAATTTGTTGAAGGGGCAGACTTCCGGCTTCTCGTAGTTAATGGCAAACTAGTAGCCGCCGCCAAGCGCACTCCCGCTGCTGTAATCGGCGACGGACAGCATACCATTCAAGAGCTGATTGATGAAGTAAACAAGGACCCACGCCGCGGAGTGGGGCATGAGAAGGTGCTCACCAGCATCAAAGCCGATAAGCACACGCTCGACATTTTGAAGGGGTTGAAGTTAACCTTGGAGTCGGTATTGCCGGAAGGAGAAACGGTATACCTAAAGAGCACCGCCAATATCAGCACGGGCGGTACCGCCACCGACGTCACGGATTTGATGCACCCCTACAATGTGCTGCTCGCCGAGCGTGTAGCAGGTATTGTCGGGCTTGATATCTGTGGTATCGACTTGATGACAACTGATATTGCGGTACCCCTCAACGAGACGCGCGGCGCCGTGATTGAGGTGAATGCTGCCCCTGGTTTCCGGATGCACATTTCACCTACGGAAGGTCTGCCGCGCAACGTGGCGGAACCCGTCGTAGACATGCTGTTTCCGCCAGGTTCTGACTCCCGTATTCCGATTATTGCCATTACAGGTACCAATGGCAAAACCACAACTACGCGCCTCATTGCCCATATGATGATGGCAAAGGGCTATAAGGTAGGCTTCACTACCACCGATGGTATTTACATTCAGGGGCGGCAGTTGCAGAAAGGCGACTGTACCGGTGGTGTCAGTGCCGAATTTGTACTCAAAGATCCAACCATCAACTACGCTGTGCTAGAAACGGCGCGGGGTGGTATGCTGCGCTCCGGTCTTGGCTTCCACACTTGCGACATAGCTGTGGTGACTAATGTGGCGGCCGACCACTTAGGTATGCGCGATATTCATACCGTAGAGGAAATGGCCGCCGTGAAAGGAGTGCTACCGCGGACTGTGCGCAAAAATGGCTGGGCGGTGCTCAATGCCGACGATAACCTAGTGTATGCCATGCGGGAAAAGCTGGACTGCCGGGTGGCATTGTTCAGCATGGATGAAAGAAACCCGCGCATTCTCGACCATGTGGAAGCGGGCGGCGTGGCAGCCGTGTACGAAGAAGGTTACGTGACCATCTACAAGAACAGCTACAAACTGCGTATCGACCGGGCTGCCGAGTTTCCTGTGACCTTTGATGGGCGAGCAACGTTCAACATCGAAAATAGTCTGGCAACCGCTCTAACGGGTTATCTGGCGGGCCTGGAGCGCGAAGACATCAAGCTAGCGTTGCGCACCTTTGTGCCATCGGCCAGCAAGACGCCCGGTCGTATGAACTTGTTTAAGTTTCCAAAGTTCGAGGTCATTGTAGACTATGCGCATAACACGCATGGCCTAGAGAACTTCGCGAAGTTTCTGGACGCCACTCAAGCTACCCGTAAAATCGGGATGGTATCGGGGTTAGGAGACCGGCGCGACGAGGACACGTTAGGTTTTGCTCGTGTGGCTGGCCGCATCTTCGATGAAGTGATTTTGCGTCAAGATCGGGACCTGCGGGGTAAGACGGCCGAGTTCCTCAAGGAAATTATGACCCGCGGCCTGCGCCTCGACAAACCGGACCTACCCATTACATACATCGAAAAGGAGCTAGAGGCAGTTGATTATGTAATGGCCAATGCCCCGCAAGGAGCCATGATAGTACTCCTAACCGAGAACATAACAGCTGTGCTAAAGAAGCTAGAAGAATACGAATCACAGGTCTAA